One region of Triticum aestivum cultivar Chinese Spring chromosome 6B, IWGSC CS RefSeq v2.1, whole genome shotgun sequence genomic DNA includes:
- the LOC123134070 gene encoding uncharacterized protein, with protein MAEEIRFPIVILNASGINRFVRYAHIAPAPPLRTSVTGRRRDRGWAGGARGLARPTPRARGLCLASLRPRPLRRRCCSVVGWSCYRCRRGGDRRFRRRPLVTPRTRRLYWRVCRAVVVLRLREERRVECYIREVEDAVVAKRREACPLITAVDGNMANRIGGILLFSCGHFSAESKSADNVLERIERERSEWKTDI; from the exons ATGGCCGAAGAGATAAGGTTTCCTATCGTCATCCTCAATGCATCTGGAATCAATCGATTTGTTCGGTATGCACATATAGCACCGGCACCGCCGCTGCGTACCAGTGTAACCGGGAGAAGGAGAGACCGGGGGTGGGCGGGTGGCGCCAGAGGGCTTGCTCGTCCAACGCCGCGCGCCAGAGGGCTCTGCCTGGCGTCGCTGCGTCCTCGGCCGCTGCGTCGACGTTGCTGTAGTGTCGTGGGCTGGTCGTGCTACCGGTGCCGCCGCGGTGGAGATCGCCGTTTTAGGCGCCGGCCATTGGTTACACCGAGGACACGCCGCCTGTACTGGAGGGTATGCCGCGCCGTGGTCGTGCTCCGCCTGAGGGAGGAGCGCCGCGTCGAATGCTACATCCGAGAGGTGGAGGACGCCGTCGTCGCCAAACGCCGAG AAGCATGTCCATTGATTACTGCTGTGGACGGGAATATGGCTAATCGAATCGGCGGCATTCTTCTCTTCTCCTGTGGCCATTTCTCAGCGGAGAGCAAAAGTGCTGATAACGTGTTAGAGAGAATCGAGAGAGAGAGGAGCGAATGGAAAACAGATATATGA